From a region of the Spirochaetota bacterium genome:
- a CDS encoding SEC-C domain-containing protein, with amino-acid sequence MFTVKQYKGDENLKKILDKNNMPVDIYNLKAAILGVQASAGSITLRSLIKDFFNEEVLENKDVADQIESLWFYLLRLQRFDDSELEQPDFDNKTRESYTAYVNASIMRAETFLKYLSTGQLDEMLKNEKVNKIYSIFIGNVNLLKALIISMEEKWSQEDFTSDTTFLKKLTGFVRVMWDTQIALKEHAKIFNLQKMNNKNIIEAIQQQTGTEIGRNDPCPCGSGKKYKNCCGK; translated from the coding sequence ATGTTCACAGTTAAACAGTATAAAGGTGATGAAAATCTTAAAAAGATTCTGGATAAGAATAATATGCCTGTAGACATATATAATCTCAAAGCTGCTATTCTGGGAGTTCAGGCTTCAGCAGGAAGTATTACGTTGCGGTCACTTATAAAAGATTTTTTTAATGAAGAAGTGCTGGAAAATAAAGATGTTGCAGATCAGATTGAGTCGTTGTGGTTTTACCTGTTACGCTTACAGCGCTTTGACGATAGTGAACTTGAGCAACCAGATTTTGACAATAAAACCCGTGAATCATATACAGCGTATGTGAATGCTTCCATCATGCGTGCTGAAACGTTTTTAAAATATTTATCCACAGGCCAATTAGATGAAATGCTGAAAAACGAGAAAGTGAATAAGATATATTCAATATTTATTGGCAATGTTAATCTGTTGAAAGCGTTGATTATAAGCATGGAAGAAAAGTGGTCGCAGGAAGATTTTACCAGTGATACAACTTTCCTGAAAAAATTAACGGGCTTTGTGCGGGTTATGTGGGATACACAAATTGCATTGAAAGAACATGCAAAAATATTTAACTTGCAAAAAATGAATAATAAGAATATCATTGAGGCAATTCAGCAGCAAACCGGGACTGAGATAGGCCGTAATGATCCATGCCCATGTGGCAGTGGCAAAAAATATAAAAATTGTTGTGGGAAATAA
- the recG gene encoding ATP-dependent DNA helicase RecG — protein sequence MLDQSIQYIKGIGPKRAELLKQELGIETVEDLLYFLPRKYIDRSNTKLIKDCFVNDVVTVTGIVKQVKISGHRRKFLEVVIDDGSDTLSGVFFGGIQYFLKLFEVGDTVLFSGKVDYYSTKQIVHPEYDFIGDSSDTLHTGRIVPIYPSTETLKSHGFNSRVFRKIIYNALELAQQHIQEPFDSEMVERLKLMPLSLAIQQIHFPVTMDEAHQARLRLAFNELFFLQYYLHLSRHYIRETQKHTKPAMNDSLYNDFIKTLPFKLTDDQINAVQEIINDLHVDFPMNRLLQGDVGSGKTVVSMIASLAVVSRGQQVAFMAPTEILAQQHYATFKKFLPESVTVQLLTGSTSATQRKETLAALKDGSLNIIIGTHALIQKTVQFANLGFIIIDEQHRFGVNQRASLRTKGYMPDLLVMTATPIPRSLSLTLYGDLDISIIKQKPANRIPVTTLAFPSSKLEAVYRSLEKYMNEGRQIYYVLPLIEDSEKLDLKSATATYKQLVKRFPTKTIALLHGKLPNEEKEKIMQQFNNHAIDLLVSTTVIEVGIDVANASIIVIEHAERFGLSQLHQLRGRVGRGEYKSFCVLIYPDDIPQESMQRIQILTSTDDGFVIAEEDLKMRGAGEFIGTRQHGQGIAFEFADPVNDFELISIARQEAQKQVERLQDIPALFENIKRTQAMNILEGLRKKHILALLS from the coding sequence GTGCTTGACCAGAGCATTCAATACATAAAAGGGATTGGTCCCAAACGTGCTGAGCTCTTAAAGCAGGAACTGGGTATTGAAACCGTTGAGGATCTTCTTTACTTTTTACCAAGGAAATATATTGACCGTTCCAACACTAAATTAATCAAAGACTGTTTTGTTAATGATGTTGTGACCGTTACCGGAATTGTTAAGCAGGTAAAAATTTCAGGCCACCGTCGCAAATTCCTTGAAGTTGTTATTGACGATGGCAGTGATACATTATCAGGCGTTTTTTTTGGCGGCATTCAGTATTTCCTTAAACTTTTTGAAGTAGGCGACACAGTACTGTTTTCAGGCAAAGTGGATTATTACAGTACCAAGCAGATAGTCCATCCGGAGTATGATTTTATAGGCGATAGTTCTGATACATTACACACAGGCAGAATAGTGCCAATATACCCCTCAACAGAAACACTCAAATCACATGGATTTAACTCACGGGTTTTCAGAAAGATTATTTATAATGCTCTTGAATTGGCACAGCAACATATACAGGAACCCTTTGACAGTGAGATGGTTGAAAGGCTGAAACTTATGCCGCTTTCACTGGCTATCCAGCAGATTCACTTTCCCGTCACAATGGATGAAGCACATCAAGCACGTTTGCGACTGGCTTTTAATGAACTTTTTTTTCTACAATATTATTTACACCTCTCCCGCCACTATATCAGAGAAACACAGAAACATACAAAACCAGCAATGAATGATTCACTGTATAATGATTTTATCAAAACCCTGCCATTCAAACTTACTGATGATCAGATAAATGCTGTGCAGGAAATCATCAATGATTTACATGTAGATTTTCCCATGAACCGTTTGCTGCAGGGTGACGTTGGATCTGGCAAAACAGTAGTTTCTATGATTGCAAGCCTTGCTGTGGTAAGCCGTGGACAGCAAGTTGCCTTTATGGCACCAACGGAAATACTGGCACAACAGCATTATGCTACGTTTAAAAAGTTTTTACCAGAATCCGTTACTGTACAGCTTCTTACCGGTTCAACATCTGCTACCCAACGCAAAGAAACTCTTGCCGCCTTAAAAGACGGATCTCTTAATATCATCATTGGCACCCATGCACTGATTCAGAAAACAGTACAATTTGCAAACTTAGGATTCATTATTATTGATGAGCAACATCGCTTTGGTGTTAATCAGCGCGCAAGTCTCAGAACCAAAGGCTATATGCCAGATCTATTAGTCATGACAGCAACGCCTATTCCCCGGTCACTATCGCTTACACTGTATGGGGATCTGGATATATCAATAATCAAACAAAAGCCTGCAAACAGAATCCCTGTTACAACTCTTGCGTTTCCATCATCAAAACTGGAAGCTGTGTATCGTTCACTGGAAAAATATATGAATGAGGGCAGACAGATATATTATGTATTGCCATTAATAGAAGATTCAGAAAAATTGGATTTAAAATCCGCAACAGCAACCTACAAACAGCTTGTGAAGCGATTCCCAACAAAAACGATTGCTCTATTACATGGAAAGCTACCGAATGAAGAAAAAGAAAAAATTATGCAGCAATTTAATAATCACGCCATTGACCTTCTTGTCAGCACAACAGTTATTGAAGTTGGGATTGATGTTGCTAATGCATCTATCATTGTTATTGAACATGCTGAACGGTTTGGGCTTTCACAACTGCATCAGTTACGAGGCCGTGTTGGGCGTGGTGAATATAAATCTTTCTGTGTTTTGATTTATCCTGATGACATCCCTCAGGAAAGCATGCAGCGCATACAAATTTTAACATCAACCGATGATGGCTTTGTTATAGCTGAAGAAGATTTGAAAATGCGCGGGGCTGGTGAATTCATTGGCACCCGTCAGCATGGTCAGGGGATAGCGTTTGAATTTGCAGATCCCGTTAACGATTTTGAACTTATCAGTATAGCACGCCAAGAAGCTCAAAAGCAGGTGGAAAGATTACAAGATATTCCTGCACTTTTTGAAAATATTAAACGAACACAGGCTATGAATATACTGGAAGGTTTAAGAAAAAAACATATACTGGCATTGCTATCGTAA
- a CDS encoding radical SAM protein, protein MFSFSKIDALDLQPFEICSIRPPTENYSLTFRLTRNCYWNKCAFCPVYKCGAKFSRRKIDEVVEDINRAKQIDDFLFEQGIGYPVYSEADFYKLQNILQKVQQQRWEAGIIDDNDTVSAVAGAQSIDDERLQWFMQWFVDKPTLAQCFEHVVQWRIGGGKTCFLGDADGMIVAAKDYEKILSHIKQSFPTLQRFTIYGRTKTACKKDFKELVQLHKAGLYRVHFGLESGSDEVLKLMNKGENSRDHIEGCLKAREAGLSVSVYSMPGLGGKKLSHPHALETARVINATAPDFVRLRTLSVFPYTPLWDMVKAGEFEPCSDDEVVDEIETLITAIDVPVMLYSDSATNLLPLNGKLPQDKSALLSAIREYKSKDCIERLQYRLRSRLESFVGQYGRLTDDIEKLMQPLVRGNQIVVDNIEYTEKVIHAICNKLMP, encoded by the coding sequence ATGTTTTCTTTTTCAAAAATAGATGCATTAGACTTACAGCCTTTTGAAATATGCTCAATACGCCCACCAACGGAAAATTACAGCCTCACATTCAGACTTACCCGTAACTGCTACTGGAACAAATGCGCGTTTTGTCCTGTGTATAAATGTGGTGCTAAATTTTCGCGTAGAAAGATTGATGAAGTAGTTGAAGATATAAACCGAGCAAAACAAATTGATGATTTTCTGTTTGAACAGGGGATTGGTTATCCTGTCTATTCAGAGGCTGACTTCTATAAGCTGCAGAATATACTGCAAAAGGTTCAGCAGCAACGCTGGGAAGCAGGAATTATTGATGATAATGATACTGTTAGTGCTGTTGCTGGAGCACAAAGTATTGATGATGAACGTTTGCAATGGTTTATGCAGTGGTTTGTTGATAAGCCAACATTGGCTCAGTGTTTTGAGCATGTTGTGCAGTGGCGCATTGGTGGTGGTAAAACCTGCTTTTTAGGCGATGCCGATGGTATGATAGTAGCGGCAAAAGACTATGAAAAGATACTATCGCACATAAAACAAAGTTTCCCCACATTACAACGCTTTACTATTTATGGCCGTACCAAGACCGCTTGCAAAAAAGATTTTAAGGAGCTTGTGCAATTACACAAAGCGGGGCTGTATCGTGTGCACTTTGGGCTTGAAAGTGGTAGCGATGAGGTTTTAAAGCTTATGAATAAGGGTGAAAATTCCCGTGACCATATTGAGGGTTGCCTCAAAGCCAGGGAAGCGGGGCTTTCGGTTTCAGTGTATAGTATGCCTGGACTGGGAGGTAAAAAGTTAAGCCATCCCCATGCACTTGAAACAGCACGCGTTATCAATGCAACGGCACCTGATTTTGTACGTTTGCGTACTCTTTCAGTTTTTCCATATACACCGCTTTGGGATATGGTAAAAGCAGGGGAGTTTGAGCCGTGTAGTGATGATGAAGTTGTGGATGAAATTGAAACACTGATAACAGCCATTGATGTTCCTGTTATGCTGTATAGCGATAGCGCAACGAATCTATTGCCGCTAAATGGAAAACTACCCCAGGATAAAAGTGCACTGCTTTCAGCAATACGTGAATATAAGTCTAAGGATTGCATTGAGCGATTGCAGTATCGCTTGCGTTCGCGACTGGAATCATTTGTGGGGCAGTATGGCAGATTGACTGATGACATTGAGAAGCTTATGCAACCTCTTGTTAGGGGCAATCAGATAGTTGTTGATAATATTGAGTATACAGAAAAAGTTATACACGCAATATGTAATAAGCTT